The genomic region GTGCAGAGGGGCCGCGTTCGGGCTCCACCGCGCCGGCGACACCGCCGGCGCGCTCGTCGGGCTTGCGATCGCGCTCGCGATCGTGCTGGCCGCCCAGCGCGGGGGCGCGGTCCTGACGCGCCACGCCTTCCGGATGCTCGTCATCGGAAGCTCGGTCCCCGCCGTCCTCGCCGTGCTCGTGCTCGCGCTCGGCATCCGCGAGCCGCGCTCGCCCGCGCGGACGGCGGCGCCCCCCAAGCTCTCGCTCGCTGGGTTCGACCGCAGGTTTCGCTTCTTCCTCGTCATCGTCGTGCTGTTCACGCTGGGGAACTCGTCCGACGCGTTCCTCATCCTCAGGGCGCAGAACGTGGGCCTGTCGCTCCCCGGGATCTTCGGGATGCTCCTCACGATGAACCTCGTCTACGCGCTCGTCGCGCGCCCGGCGGGCTCGCTGTCCGACAGGTTCGGGCGGCGACGGTTCCTCATCGTCGGCTGGCTGGTCTACGCGGCAGTGTACGCCGGGTTCTCCCGCGCGTCGGCCGGCTGGCACGCCTGGGCGCTCATGGGCGCGTACGGCCTCTACTACGGGCTCACCGAGGGCGTCGCGAAGGCGTTCGTCGCCGACCTCGTGCCGCCGGAGCGCAGAGGCACGGCGTACGGCGTGTACCACGCGGCCGTCGGCATCACGGCGCTCCCGGCGAGCCTCATCGCGGGGCTCCTGTGGCAGGGCGCGGGCCGGTTCGGCGGATTGGGGCCCGGCGCGCCGTTCGTGTTCGGCGGGGCGCTCGCGCTCGCGGCGTCGGCGATGCTGGCCGCGCTGACGCGGGGCGGCGCGCGTGGTACAATGACG from Candidatus Effluviviaceae Genus I sp. harbors:
- a CDS encoding MFS transporter gives rise to the protein MAEAPPTPRAPLPRNVWVATAASFLTDASSEMLHNSIPLFLVNVLGAGTAMVGLIEGVAESTASLLKLASGYLSDRFRNRKWLAVLGYGVSTAAKPFLYFATTGAGVLGLRFAERFGKGIRTAPRDALIADCVDERCRGAAFGLHRAGDTAGALVGLAIALAIVLAAQRGGAVLTRHAFRMLVIGSSVPAVLAVLVLALGIREPRSPARTAAPPKLSLAGFDRRFRFFLVIVVLFTLGNSSDAFLILRAQNVGLSLPGIFGMLLTMNLVYALVARPAGSLSDRFGRRRFLIVGWLVYAAVYAGFSRASAGWHAWALMGAYGLYYGLTEGVAKAFVADLVPPERRGTAYGVYHAAVGITALPASLIAGLLWQGAGRFGGLGPGAPFVFGGALALAASAMLAALTRGGARGTMTPDAQRRSENTKPTEV